One region of Pseudomonas sp. B21-040 genomic DNA includes:
- a CDS encoding ATP-binding protein yields MSKAGIQSNRGDGYQTLVAFDWALSILSDPGYQWLEVDSVSWSVDDVVIGKVDGTKIYCQCKKNQTLHKAWSTADLADELRKAISLLTSDPTAEIRFYSRSAFGDLSRLREYSTNYADEATYQTNLGKALQESDTELGNLLVEQASNLSTYQFLQRTTFEISPELDRMEAFLRERLWRLVSNGSAAYNTLWTRLDYLGMRIRGHGESSATQHRLTKDNLTDLLDKAGSMLTPPMDMVKVRTSFKSTSAIGRSWRRDIGSESISNPSVNELIEAIEAKHGSILLTGLPGSGKTCVMLAVQEALEQLAKTRTDLLPLFIQSREFADIVTAQDRQALGLSEQWVEEAARMAEDGHVVVMIDSLDVLSIAREHSVLTYFLAQIDRLLLVPNITVVTACRDFDCHYDRRIAQRSWGKKITCQPLEWDTEIAPLLAKLSIDASTIDATTRELICNPRELALFVELAQQGGSFNVVTSQALAQRYLATIVQANSTLGHAAMQAIEAIAAEMLKLRSLAVPRQRFTASQDIERALLSNKVLHETQDGQLTFGHQTLLDVLVISGAVRQAVTLNAFIQRLPPVPFVRPSIRSFVTQLATGDRREFRKQLRTVLTGNNAFHIRRLVAETFSEQPPHDDDWLLIRDLRNQHRDVFQVIYTLAVRVEWHHFWMKHLVPFLRDTRDVDGLTMHVHRVSQWKNDDAVGVFAFWTEMLALDGVDNTQLTNSIAHAITQVHADHSAVLVPLLVELLKLPRQEHSFLGRALARCVNDGGMDDTVLWRYVADEVTDDDVLAYSFGKKLHCQPHDFGTSNNSFLADRMRKSTALLDLAIASIERWSQIKNSSYGEAPKNFWSGFLHQTSYNDAHTQTDHRHLESERILLDAVETAIVHHANTQSNWWQSNSERLCFSTEGALRYFAILACMAAPAANLDVIGRMLCNKKLLESSLSYELGTLIQTTFLHLDSATQDAIHSTVLTLHWETTTDPKHHAWALRDQAQLILTIPCHLRSADAQAVLDECEKEIWPLLRQPDIHMRGGMVSAPFSFEVFLGASDDSVLDLLNHYKAHVRSPFDDFLMGGEREVGSQLREAASRHPTRFMSLLSANWERISDRFRNDLMEGIATYLAHRYGNLQVNGTWSPKDEPNAAALAQQILNELETHPSHWHHNRVASKAIQSCAHVVELSQDATRLVSLAADFSTLQEESSISGDSVDLVTAGINMAKGNAAEALMIVANQLEKNGVPWPQLLPNVLRIFAADPHPAIRALLLRRMPYLQSHHPELGWELFGLAMQEISPGLWPIAESSLYYAYHQKFEIVALWLARLYREGSKKDFETWGRISALASLSKRLEFSTLLAGLDAGETVEAWHGAASVWTHSDNIQQHREQCLAGLEAGLDAENHYAVAVAQKFRNLFQEATPLVAIPIELIRRCLFLLGTESDSARNDIYGFDAWLNAMSHHDPMYALEATEIYLDFVRQTKPYLYDHENNLTQLLTRLFAQAEEQEESDGSAMLQRVVAMQDSLLTLGVDGMNDWLKAAERP; encoded by the coding sequence ATGAGCAAAGCAGGGATTCAGTCCAATCGAGGCGATGGTTACCAAACGCTGGTTGCCTTTGACTGGGCGTTGAGCATTCTTTCGGATCCTGGTTACCAGTGGCTTGAAGTAGATTCCGTAAGCTGGTCAGTGGACGATGTGGTGATCGGCAAAGTAGATGGCACCAAAATTTACTGCCAATGCAAAAAAAACCAGACGCTGCATAAGGCCTGGTCTACCGCCGACCTCGCCGACGAATTGCGCAAGGCAATCAGCTTGTTGACCAGCGACCCGACAGCGGAAATTCGCTTCTATTCGCGCAGCGCGTTTGGTGATCTCTCAAGATTGCGGGAATACAGCACCAACTATGCCGATGAAGCGACCTACCAAACCAATCTGGGCAAGGCCCTTCAAGAGTCAGATACCGAACTAGGAAATCTGCTTGTCGAACAGGCGTCAAATCTTTCGACCTACCAGTTCCTACAACGCACGACGTTTGAAATCAGTCCAGAACTGGATCGCATGGAGGCATTTCTGCGCGAACGTTTGTGGCGGCTGGTAAGCAACGGTTCAGCGGCTTACAACACTCTATGGACACGCCTTGACTACCTCGGAATGCGCATTCGCGGCCACGGCGAAAGTAGCGCGACGCAACATCGATTGACAAAGGACAACCTGACAGACTTGCTGGACAAAGCAGGCTCAATGCTGACCCCTCCCATGGACATGGTAAAGGTTCGTACTTCATTCAAAAGCACTTCTGCCATTGGCCGGTCATGGCGCCGAGATATTGGCAGTGAAAGCATTTCGAATCCATCCGTCAACGAGCTCATCGAAGCCATTGAAGCCAAACATGGCTCTATCTTGCTCACTGGCTTGCCAGGCTCCGGCAAGACCTGCGTGATGCTGGCAGTGCAAGAAGCACTGGAGCAACTTGCCAAAACCCGCACTGACCTGCTGCCGCTGTTCATTCAATCGCGCGAGTTCGCCGACATCGTCACTGCGCAAGACCGTCAAGCCCTAGGCCTGTCTGAACAATGGGTAGAAGAAGCGGCACGCATGGCGGAGGATGGGCACGTAGTCGTGATGATCGACTCGTTAGATGTACTTTCCATTGCCCGTGAACACAGCGTACTTACGTACTTCCTTGCCCAAATTGATCGTCTGCTGCTGGTCCCCAATATTACCGTCGTCACTGCCTGTCGCGATTTTGACTGTCATTACGATCGACGTATTGCCCAGCGCAGTTGGGGTAAAAAAATCACTTGCCAGCCATTGGAATGGGATACCGAGATAGCGCCGCTGCTCGCAAAACTCAGCATTGACGCATCGACCATCGATGCGACCACGCGCGAATTAATTTGTAATCCACGTGAATTGGCCTTGTTTGTTGAATTAGCGCAGCAAGGAGGTAGCTTCAATGTAGTGACCAGCCAAGCGCTGGCACAGCGCTACCTTGCCACGATCGTGCAGGCTAATAGCACACTGGGCCATGCCGCCATGCAAGCCATCGAAGCCATCGCTGCTGAAATGCTAAAGTTGCGCAGTCTTGCAGTGCCACGTCAGCGATTCACCGCCTCACAAGATATTGAACGTGCGCTTCTCAGTAATAAGGTGCTGCATGAGACGCAAGATGGGCAGCTGACATTCGGACACCAAACCCTGCTCGACGTGTTGGTGATCAGCGGCGCGGTGCGCCAAGCTGTGACTTTGAACGCATTCATACAACGTTTACCGCCTGTGCCTTTTGTGCGCCCCAGCATTCGTAGCTTTGTCACGCAGCTGGCAACCGGAGATCGGCGCGAATTCCGAAAGCAGTTGCGTACTGTTTTGACAGGCAACAACGCCTTCCACATTCGCCGTCTTGTGGCGGAAACCTTTTCAGAACAGCCTCCACACGATGACGACTGGCTTTTAATACGCGACCTGCGCAACCAGCATCGTGATGTGTTTCAGGTGATCTACACCCTGGCGGTTCGGGTGGAATGGCATCACTTTTGGATGAAGCATCTAGTACCTTTTTTGAGAGATACCCGCGATGTTGACGGGTTAACGATGCATGTGCACCGGGTGTCTCAATGGAAAAATGACGATGCTGTAGGGGTGTTCGCATTTTGGACCGAAATGCTGGCGCTGGATGGGGTGGACAATACCCAGCTGACAAATTCTATTGCACATGCGATCACGCAAGTCCATGCAGACCATTCGGCGGTGCTTGTGCCTTTGCTTGTCGAATTGCTTAAGTTACCGAGGCAAGAACACAGCTTTCTTGGGCGTGCACTCGCACGCTGCGTAAACGATGGAGGTATGGACGATACGGTTCTATGGCGCTATGTCGCTGACGAAGTCACCGATGATGATGTGCTCGCCTATAGCTTTGGCAAAAAACTGCACTGTCAACCGCATGACTTTGGGACAAGCAATAACAGTTTTCTTGCAGATCGAATGCGAAAGTCCACGGCATTGCTTGACCTGGCTATAGCATCGATTGAGCGATGGAGCCAAATCAAGAACTCAAGCTATGGTGAGGCTCCTAAAAACTTTTGGAGCGGTTTCCTGCACCAAACGTCATACAACGACGCACATACCCAGACCGACCACCGGCACCTTGAAAGTGAACGCATACTGCTGGATGCCGTTGAAACCGCCATCGTGCATCACGCAAACACTCAATCGAATTGGTGGCAAAGCAACAGCGAACGTCTGTGCTTCAGCACAGAAGGCGCATTACGCTATTTCGCCATCCTCGCGTGCATGGCAGCACCAGCCGCAAATCTGGATGTGATTGGCCGTATGCTTTGCAACAAAAAACTGCTCGAATCCTCTTTGTCGTATGAACTCGGCACGCTGATACAAACCACTTTTCTGCACCTTGATTCGGCTACGCAAGACGCAATACATTCGACCGTTTTAACCCTTCACTGGGAAACTACAACTGACCCGAAGCACCATGCATGGGCGCTACGAGATCAAGCGCAACTAATTCTTACCATCCCCTGCCATCTGCGTTCAGCCGATGCACAGGCTGTATTGGACGAATGCGAAAAAGAAATATGGCCTCTGCTTCGCCAGCCGGACATTCACATGCGAGGAGGAATGGTTAGCGCACCGTTTTCTTTCGAAGTGTTTCTTGGTGCAAGCGATGACTCCGTGCTGGACCTACTGAATCACTACAAAGCGCATGTCAGAAGCCCTTTTGATGACTTTCTGATGGGGGGTGAGAGAGAGGTTGGCTCACAATTGCGTGAGGCGGCTTCGCGCCACCCCACCCGTTTTATGAGTCTTTTATCAGCCAACTGGGAGCGGATCTCGGACCGCTTTCGAAACGACCTCATGGAGGGCATTGCGACCTACCTGGCTCACCGCTACGGCAACTTGCAGGTAAATGGCACTTGGTCACCCAAAGATGAGCCCAATGCTGCAGCGCTGGCGCAGCAAATCCTGAATGAGCTGGAAACGCATCCGAGTCATTGGCACCACAACCGCGTCGCATCTAAAGCAATACAGAGCTGTGCGCACGTAGTTGAACTGTCACAGGACGCTACGCGGCTAGTGTCCTTGGCTGCGGATTTTTCTACACTACAGGAGGAGAGCTCCATCTCAGGGGATTCCGTTGATTTGGTCACAGCGGGCATCAATATGGCCAAAGGTAACGCAGCGGAAGCCTTGATGATCGTGGCCAATCAACTTGAAAAGAACGGCGTACCGTGGCCCCAATTGCTACCGAACGTGCTGCGCATATTTGCCGCAGACCCGCACCCAGCTATTCGCGCCCTATTGCTGCGGCGCATGCCCTATTTGCAAAGCCATCACCCAGAACTTGGCTGGGAGCTGTTTGGCCTTGCCATGCAGGAGATATCCCCCGGACTTTGGCCAATAGCCGAATCTAGCCTGTATTACGCTTACCACCAAAAGTTCGAAATTGTCGCTTTGTGGCTAGCACGCCTTTATCGCGAAGGCAGCAAAAAGGATTTTGAGACTTGGGGGCGTATATCTGCACTGGCATCTCTTTCGAAGAGATTGGAGTTTTCTACCCTTCTCGCAGGACTCGACGCTGGGGAAACCGTCGAAGCGTGGCACGGTGCAGCGAGCGTTTGGACTCACAGCGACAACATTCAGCAGCACCGGGAACAGTGTCTCGCCGGTCTTGAGGCCGGCTTGGATGCAGAAAATCATTATGCTGTTGCAGTTGCCCAAAAATTCCGCAACCTCTTCCAGGAGGCAACACCGCTGGTTGCTATACCCATTGAGTTAATTCGGCGCTGCTTGTTCTTGCTAGGAACAGAAAGTGATTCTGCACGAAACGACATCTATGGCTTCGATGCATGGCTGAACGCTATGTCACATCACGATCCAATGTATGCATTAGAAGCAACCGAGATTTACCTTGATTTTGTTCGGCAAACAAAACCCTATCTATACGACCATGAAAACAACCTCACGCAACTGCTAACACGCCTTTTCGCGCAGGCTGAAGAACAGGAGGAGTCAGACGGTAGTGCCATGCTACAGCGGGTGGTAGCGATGCAGGATTCGCTGCTGACTTTGGGTGTCGATGGCATGAATGACTGGCTTAAAGCCGCGGAGCGTCCATGA